The stretch of DNA ACGCTATTTAGTACGTGGTGAGGAGAGCAGCTGCTCCAAAGAGCTTTTGTTGTCTAGCTGGATTTAAGCTCTAAAGGAATTTTAATATGAATAGAGCAACTCAATCACATTACAACAAATGACCACAGGAAACCGCAAAACTCTTGATCATCAGAGTACCAGTTTACAAACTGACTTCAAACGGGCGGAGGCTGCCCCAGATGTCAGGATTGCCACTGACCCTGAGCTCCACTCATCGTGGTTCAGCTAGGAATGTACCGGTAAGCGCTTATCTGTAGCTCCATTCAGAAGGGCATGGTGTGAACATGGGCACATTAATAAAAGGATTAGGCATTCCACATACCATTTCACCACAATATTCTTAGGTCATCTCTGGCTCTAAATTTACACATATTCCCAGTGGATATTCCACGCTGGGTGTTATGTGATTTTCTCACATCCACCTGCAGAAGAGCAGTGGCTTTTCTCTCCCAGCTGTTGCTGAACTATGCTGCTAATCCGTGTCTTATCTCAGTGGATTGTTGGCCAGTTGGTGGGTGGACAGTGACTCCATAACTGTCTTTCTAAAAATGAATGGTATGCTTCTCTGTGTACTCTGGTACCCCAGGCTTAGGTCACGGCAAACAGACAGCATTTCCACAAGCTCCGTTTGCCAAAGCAGTGTTACTGCCTCGTCACAGTCACAACTACTTTAGAAATTATCAATTCCTGGTATTCCTCCAGTAAAAAACATCTGTGGTCACAGACTATCACAATAACATGAGATAATGTTGGTGCAAAATAATGCCTCACCTACATAACAGATATTATTCTCTGCCTATACATTTTACTCTAAGCAACTGGAGTGACAGAAGAGCAAGAAATAAAGTGATTCGTGTTCTCTTGACAGCCTCCTAAAGCTACTATTACAATGGGGGGAGGTATTAAGCATCTGTGTTTGCAACCAGGCCACCCTGGGTATTTGCCAAACAAATTACCAGAGTGTGCacttgtatgcatgtgtgagacTGAATGTTCCAACTCACCCCTGTGCTGGCTGAGTGAACTGGACATGCATCTCAACAGACAATATAAATGAAGATCAAATGTATTTATCTTTTgaagattaagaaaaaaagatCCTTTTGTGGTGCAGAAAGGCAACAACAAAGGAAGTATAATTAAATTATGGGTTTGCTACCTGTTTAGACTGATCTTCCAGTTGACTGAAGCTGTGCAGTGCTTTCACTGAGGAATGCTATGCATGACTACTCGAATTTGTAGTTGACTGTCGCAGCTCAAGAACACTTCCTCAGCTCCTATTTATTTTAGGTGTGTTAAGTCCTCACCAAATTCCATTACTTTATTTAAGTTTTGGTCAGTGAAGCTAGTTATTTACTTCACTTGTTAGTTTTAGTTAGTCTTTCTTGTACTTGCAAACCATCCTCTGGAAAAAGACATCTCTGAAAATTGTGATAAGCCAAGTGAGAGACTGAAACAAGTTGAACAAACCATACAGAAAAAAGGTTTTAGCTGTTCCTGAAAGGGAAAGATTTCGAGATTAGAACGGACTAATTAACATAAACTCGCAGGAATACTCACTGTCACTGTGCAATAGCAGATTCACAGTGTTGGCAACTTCACAATGTTAGCAAGGGCGCCACGTTATAGCCATATCCCAATACACTTTTTTATAAATTCAATTAAGTCACTATTACACGCTAAAAGAACAATGTACACGTTTTCTCCATGAATATTTAGCTCCCTGTCACTGCTCACCTGTATGAACAACTAGCATAAAACATATGTCAGAGATATTTAAAACTTTGTTAGAAACTTCACAAAATATCCTTAACTCAccattttctgccttttctccGGATGAAATTTATTTTTCCACCTCAGTAACACCTTGCAAAGTGTTGAACGTAACACATATCTGACTTCAACACCACTAAAAAACACGCATCAAAACACATCCAGTTTTCGTTCTTCTTTTAACATGACTCACTTCGATGCAAGGCAGATTCCATCCATGAAAACCCTCTACCCTCCTCTATAGAGCTGATTGGACACCAAACAGAGTAGAGCGAGTTCTGATTGGCTGTATAGGACGTCAGTCAAAACTCCACGGCTCCTCCGGTAGGATGTTTCCCACTGAGGAGTTCCAGCAGACGGACCACGTGACGTGTGAGGTGGCTCCCCTTGAAACAGCTGTCCGGAGATGATGCTGAATTAAAGTTTTGTGTATTATCCCTTTTGAACTTGAATCTAAAACACTGGATAATTAAGATTCTGGGTATTTTTTAATCAATATCTGTTCAGTGTCTTAAAACAGGATTAATTAATAGGGTTTGTTATCCATTTAATCTGCTTATCTTCACTTGCTTAAAAGATTTTAGCTTCatctgtaaattaaaaaaacagcatagTAATAAAATATGCAAACTCATGAATGTAATGCAATATCAAAAATATAGAGGATATTATTATTCCTATTGTGCCCTCTGCTGGTAGCTGGACAGCATTAAATTAAACTATAAACAAAACTAAGACACACAGTATGTGAGAAAGGATTTATTCTTTAAATGAAAGCATTTGTTACTACACACATGACACTGAATCATTTATTATAGGGCACTTATAGGGGCAAATCATGCAAAGTAAGAATCCAATATTATGTAACGTGGATTTTGTATTAAAATGGAGAACAAATGTACAGTGAGGTGATTAAAATGGATTCTTATTTTGCTCATTTGGTTATTATTGTGTGTACAAACACATATTCCCTGTTTATGCAGATTCAGTAACTTTAGTTAAGTGCAGCTAAAATGATATAAATAGTAGGTGAGATGAAGTGTAGCTTTCTGTGTAGCATCCAAACAGCTGTTTGCAAATCCATACAATGAAATGTCTTGAAAAAGAAATTATGAAGGATCTGAATGTTTTTAGCAAGTCAGTACAAATTATGACAATACATAACCTCAACATAAGAGGCCGAGCTTTCATCTGCTTGCCTATAATACTACAATACCCCGTGGTTAAAATGTAACTTAGTTATTCTCTGTCAACACTGCTTCAGTTTGTCACATTGTATCTGCATGCTGAACAATACCGCCTTTGTGAAGTGGACCATTCCTGAGCCTTTTCTGTCACAACCAAGATAACCGTTTTCCTTTTTGCTGACGGAGACTCACAGCCCAAAAATGTGGCTCATGAATTGGTTAATATCCAAAGACTAAACTGATAAAAGTTCATTCTTTAAACTTAATTCAGTTTTACAGCTTACTCTGACCAATCACTTGTCACAtttgtggagctgtgtgtgagacaaaggCTGCATTCTTCAAATTACAATTGTTTGGTGGcattcaaaaagaaaacactgaccACGCTAACATGCacaaattcaaaataaaagacatatTTCTACTACTACGtttaaaatactaaaaaaatataaactacCCAACACAGCTGactgcagtaaaaacaaacaaacaaatacgtGCTGTATACACGTATATATGATCCTAAAACCTGAATATCAGTGTTCAGAATAAGGCCTGTATATCTGATCTGAATTTACTGTGCACAAGAACTGTGTGAATATTGTTATTTTCCGTATATGCATGTAAACCTACTAAATTCTTCCTATGTCTCCAACATCACTTTGCCCTGGCACACATCATGTCAACTACTGCACACATGAAGTCCAAACACTGTGGATGTGCATTATCAATTTTGCTAAGCTTATGATTCCTCCAAATGAGGAAGACTGATTTATGAGCTGGTGTCATTAAATGGCTTCAACAAAGTGCTCTGACAAATCTTTCATTATCATATGACAACTAAAGTAGATAtttcacaacagtgtgtgttgtgggagATGCAAATGGGCAGAGCCACATTCCACTgccacacaaaaccacaccaaTTGTTTTATAAGCTAACcagaaaaaataattaaaatgaagataaaaaataaaaactaaatctgaGGGAAGGGGTTGTACAGTGTGACAGAACCAAACATGTAACCTTTAAAGCACAGAGGATGATGAGTAAAAAGTTTCACTCTGATTAAAATTCAAAACAGCCATCTTAACAACATTCCAATGAAATCCATTCCacacattcattaaaaaaatgaaataaacaggTAAGAAATGACCTCTTCAGCTTCGATGTGGTTTCACAggaacctgtgactgaccctTCGCCGGGCCATTTGAAGGTATCGGTTTGTTGCCAAAGTTCCAGTCCACAGGATTCAGCAGCTGCATGGTCTTCTTGTGCGTCCAAATGGGGTTGATGATAAACGTGAGCAGAGCGAGGCCAATCATGAATTGCACAAGTGGGACCATGGCCACATAGGTGGTGAACTCTCTCATGTTAGTCAAGGTTACCCACCACATGTAGTAAGTGAGTACCATGCGACAGTGGAACATGTGGATCATCACCCACTGGTTGGCTTTCCAGAACAGAGTACGTGCCCAGCCAGCCTATTGAAGAAGGAGATAAAGAGAGACAATCGTTGGAACATGGACATGACTCGAGTCAAATCTTTCAGTAGGAGTAACAGAGAAagttgtatgtctgtctgtctttttttaaaaacagaacttCCTCTTTCTAAGAATACCAAATGTTATCTGTTGACAAATCATAAGGTGCAAAAGACCTAAGAGGAACTGAAACTTGGTGATACTTCCAGTAAACTCTAGACAAGCATCAGCACGTGAAGACACTAATGATGTGATTTAGGACACTTTTGCTGAAAATAAAGATACAAAAGTTTCTACCTTTAGTAGCATCCAGGATATACAGGTGAATGGAGTACTCATCTCCAGCAGGAGTGTGACCATCGGTAGGAAGTGGCCCATGGAATCCCACACCACAGCCCCTACATATCCTGTCAGGGCGAAGAAATGATGTGTAGCCAGTGGGAGGTCAAATGACCAAAATACCACACTGGAAGCGTGAAGAGCTACGTTCTCAAACAAGAAGAATCCTGTGGCTGTGAGGACATTAAACCATGACCAGTCTTCTTGGcccctcactctgtctctggttAATGCAGAGTCCTCAGTCAGGGCCCGAAGGCCAGCTACACTACTCTGGATGCCAAACACAGCCCGAGTGGCTGCAAGGTTCCAGAAAACCTTCTCCTTAGTTAGGAGGGAGTTGTATGTGCGGGACAGAGccacagagaggaggtgggagaGGAGAAACACTGCAGAATAGAAGCCAAACCCCAGGCCGATAAGCTGGAGGCGATAGTCCCATGAAAAGTATTCAGCACTAGGCTGAGGTGGAGAGCtgggctgctgctcagacatcATGGTGTTGGGAGGACGTTAGCTGTGGAAGACGGTGTGAAGAGCAGCTGGTACACGCATTATGTGTAGGTCCAATTAAGAGCTGATAAAGAAATGACACACATCACTCAGATATTAGTCaattacaaacaaaaatattataACACCTAATTCTATAACGTTATATTTTGGTAAAACTCGCCGGTGATATAGTTTAAAGGTTTTAAAGGCCCCGATACGTCCTGTGGTTactcattaaaaacacaaacaaaacttcCAGTCACTCAAAAACACGGTGACTCAGAGCAAAGCTTAAACCTAAACACCAAAGAAACACAACCAAGTGTGGCACGTAGCTAACAAAAGCATTAACATGTTTACTCACCACAAACGTACAGCCAGAACCTTTATATCCTCGTTATACGGTGCAGAAGTGTTGCTGCTGAAcgcagtgtctctgtgttatcACTCCAAGAAGCTACAACAGGAACACTCACATCATACGACTCCAATTTGATCACATGACatccaaacaggaagtcacgCCTCGTTTTAACTTCCGGACATCCGATTGGTCAGCATTACTCAGAGGCAGAATCTTAttggttgtctctgtgtttgccaGACATTTGTAGTTACAGAGGGGTTGTAACAAGAGCCACATAAACCAGACTGACAACAGAACCAAGACAATTTGACCTAAATACAGAATACACATTAACAATAATGAGCGGTGTGTATATTTATAAGGTTTTTTTGTCTATTCACACTATAGAACATGTCAAAAACTTGTCAAACaaattatttgaaaaaaaataacgTTTATAATcttaaaaagacattaaatacTGCTTTGAGAAATATAGCTCTTAAATCGGTTATTTAAATGCGTATTTGTgtttgtccagcagggggcaacCTTGTATCGTAAATCTGGGTTTGAGCGAAATTGGCCAAATTTTAACATTCTGATAAGAGTAAGCATAAAGCTGCTTTAACCCTTATTAATGTCAtgtcttaaaaaataaaacaaatatacaacaaataTAGGTTCCTAACATTACACAAGTAGTGTATGAATATTTTGCACATTCAAAAGGGAGAGAGTGAAAGCatgacacagacaaaaaatGTCCAAACTTTTTCTCCAAAAAATTTAATTGCAGAATTATTTACATCTGATGACTTAAGCAATGATCAAACTACTCAAAGAGGCAAAATCTTCCAAAGCTCAACTAGGAAAGAATGGAGAGAAATGCATATGTTGTAAACTactcaaataaaaataaaaaataatgcaccaaaataacacacattGAACAATGCATGATGTGATtgacataaataaacacataacaaATGTACATCAGTGTGAAGTGtcataattgtaaaaaaaaatctttaaataaGCCTACATTCAAAATCAGTGTTCCGCATGCCTTTCATATCAGTTTTAAAACAACCATAACAAagtaaaaatgacaacaaaatatGAGCAAGAGCAGAAAATAGTTATGTTTCAATGAagcatatattatatatttatatatatttctttacAAATAATGAATATTTGGCATTATATTCATCCTCACTAtagatatgatatacaagagaTGAAAATAGTTTTAGCTA from Parambassis ranga chromosome 22, fParRan2.1, whole genome shotgun sequence encodes:
- the cln8 gene encoding protein CLN8, whose translation is MMSEQQPSSPPQPSAEYFSWDYRLQLIGLGFGFYSAVFLLSHLLSVALSRTYNSLLTKEKVFWNLAATRAVFGIQSSVAGLRALTEDSALTRDRVRGQEDWSWFNVLTATGFFLFENVALHASSVVFWSFDLPLATHHFFALTGYVGAVVWDSMGHFLPMVTLLLEMSTPFTCISWMLLKAGWARTLFWKANQWVMIHMFHCRMVLTYYMWWVTLTNMREFTTYVAMVPLVQFMIGLALLTFIINPIWTHKKTMQLLNPVDWNFGNKPIPSNGPAKGQSQVPVKPHRS